In one window of Cynocephalus volans isolate mCynVol1 chromosome 6, mCynVol1.pri, whole genome shotgun sequence DNA:
- the ITPRIPL2 gene encoding inositol 1,4,5-trisphosphate receptor-interacting protein-like 2, which yields MSVHYTLNLRVFWPLVTGLCTALVCLYHVLRGSGGALAEPPDGADGGFPLLKVAILLFLGYVLLRCRHAVRQRFLPGSPRLGGHSAFSTRHFREPGLGILLESYYEHEVRLSPHVLGHSKAHVSRIVGELVRAGRARGSPGPIPGGALALAFRGDFIQVGSAYEQHKIRRPDGFDVLVPLRLPPLVALEPRSLGAEPELAPAFRGCFVCALKAPPSPSGTSGGHWLRDCKPFADGFCVDVRGRRHLSATLVLRWFQSHLQRSLATVRYSLEGRCRVSLTPGGLEQPPTLHILPCRTDYGCCRLSMAVRLIPAVHLGDGVFLVAPPPPPFPSGPLSEFPGGLRAEALWGVNTARQEQKLLSCLQERAPPGACYLKCLQLLKALRDLGARGLDPTAATQWGRILSSYVLKTALLTVLLRQGSPAQGWEEAHLGECLEELVQFLRDCLLRRHTLFHCVLGPGGAAAEVGSLPKVLREATPVDLLAAFDRHARELAAARLLSTWRRLPQLLRPYGGPRYLVRCPPPRNQRTQGFPEDEP from the coding sequence ATGTCGGTGCACTACACCCTCAATCTGCGCGTCTTCTGGCCCCTGGTGACCGGCCTGTGCACCGCCCTCGTGTGCCTCTACCATGTCCTGCGGGGAAGCGGGGGCGCCCTGGCTGAGCCCCCCGACGGCGCGGACGGCGGCTTCCCGCTGCTCAAGGTGGCCATCCTGCTCTTCCTCGGCTACGTCCTCCTGCGCTGTCGCCACGCTGTCCGGCAACGCTTCCTGCCCGGGTCTCCCCGCCTGGGGGGCCACTCTGCCTTCTCTACGAGACACTTCCGAGAGCCGGGCCTTGGTATTTTGCTGGAGAGTTACTATGAGCACGAGGTGCGCCTATCGCCGCACGTGCTGGGCCACAGCAAGGCTCACGTGAGCCGGATCGTGGGCGAGCTGGTGCGGGCTGGCCGCGCCCGAGGGTCCCCAGGCCCCATCCCCGGGGGAGCGCTGGCCTTGGCCTTCCGCGGAGACTTCATCCAGGTGGGCAGCGCCTATGAGCAGCATAAAATCCGCCGGCCTGATGGCTTCGACGTGCTGGTGCCGCTACGCCTCCCGCCGCTGGTGGCTCTGGAGCCGAGGAGCCTGGGCGCTGAGCCCGAGCTGGCCCCAGCCTTCCGCGGCTGCTTTGTATGCGCCCTCAAGGCACCGCCCTCCCCATCGGGGACTTCAGGGGGCCACTGGCTTCGGGACTGCAAACCCTTCGCTGATGGCTTCTGTGTGGACGTGCGCGGGCGGCGCCACCTCTCTGCCACGCTGGTGCTGCGCTGGTTCCAGTCGCACCTGCAGCGCTCCCTGGCCACTGTGCGCTACAGCCTGGAGGGGCGCTGTCGGGTCAGCCTGACCCCGGGCGGTCTGGAGCAGCCTCCCACCCTACACATCCTGCCCTGCCGCACCGACTATGGCTGCTGCCGCCTTTCCATGGCCGTGCGTCTCATCCCTGCCGTCCATCTGGGAGATGGAGTCTTCCTTGTGGCGCCACCACCGCCACCCTTTCCCAGCGGGCCCCTGTCGGAGTTCCCAGGAGGCCTACGCGCCGAGGCACTGTGGGGTGTGAACACTGCGCGCCAGGAGCAGAAACTGCTGAGCTGCCTGCAGGAACGGGCCCCTCCAGGTGCCTGCTACCTCAAGTGCCTGCAGTTGCTTAAGGCTCTGAGAGATCTGGGTGCCCGCGGGCTGGACCCGACGGCTGCCACCCAGTGGGGACGCATCCTGTCCTCATACGTGCTCAAGACGGCGCTGCTGACTGTGCTGCTGCGCCAGGGGTCCCCAGCGCAAGGCTGGGAGGAGGCGCACCTGGGCGAGTGCTTGGAAGAGTTGGTGCAGTTCCTTAGGGACTGCCTGCTGCGACGCCACACGCTCTTCCACTGTGTCCTAGGCCCTGGCGGGGCGGCCGCCGAGGTAGGATCCCTGCCCAAGGTGCTGCGCGAGGCCACCCCGGTTGACCTCCTGGCTGCTTTCGACAGGCATGCCCGGGAACTCGCGGCGGCACGGTTGCTGTCTACATGGCGAAGGCTGCCTCAGCTTCTCAGGCCCTATGGAGGTCCCCGCTATCTTGTCAGGTGCCCCCCACCCAGGAATCAGCGCACCCAGGGGTTCCCTGAAGATGAACCATAA